A segment of the Gemmatimonas sp. UBA7669 genome:
GAGAATGCCCAAAGGCGTCACCATACCCGCGGGCGTCAATGTACTCTCTTGCGAGCGCATCTGCAGCCATCCCCTGCATTTCAGCCCGAATCGCGCCCGAAGCGCGCACATTGGCCTCGCGCACAATGTCGTGAATCTCCCGCTGGCGCGCTGACGCCGGTCCCAGAACCACCGTCCGGGTAATGTCGGCGCAGTATCCGGCGAAAATCGCCCCGAAGTCGATCAGCACGAAGTCCCCGGGGGCGAGCACGCGCTCGGACGCCCGGGCATGCGGCAGCGCCGACCGGGGGCCTGAGGCCACAATAGTCTCGAAGGGGAAGCCCTCGCTGCCCGCATCACGCAGCTGATGCTCGAGAAGGCCCGCCACGGCCAGCTCGGTCAGACCGGGCCGCAGCTGCTCGAATGTGCGAACCAGCGCGGTCTCGGCAATGGCCACCGCGCGTTCGATGCAGGCCACCTCGCCCTCGTCCTTGCACTCGCGCAATTGTTCGACGCAGTCCACCACCGGGCGCCATTGCCAGCGCGCGCCCTGCTCCAAGAGCCGCGAGAAATCCCGATGCAGGAGATGCGCGGACTCAAAGCCAATGCGCTCCACGCCCGTGGTGGCGGCCAGACGGGCCCAGAGACCGGCCCAGAGGCTGTTGGCTTCAATCTGGACCGTTGCGTGCGCCCCGACCTCGTCTTCCACCTGCGCGGCATAGCGGAAGTCGGTGAACAGCATCAGCTCGAGCGGTGTGACGAGCAGCAGCGCATTGCTGCCGGTGAATCCCGTCAGGTAGCGCACATTGGGCAGCGACGACACCAGCAGGCCGTCGAGATCGGCCCGTCCGAGGGCCTCACGCAGCGCGGCCAGCCGCTCTGGACGCCGATCAATGGCACCTCCCAATGCCGAACGATTCACGCGCGCCGCGCAGCCAGTGCCCGCACGAGGCCACGGAGGCCGTATTCGTAGCCGTCCGCCCCCAACCCGCAGACCATGCCAATGGACGCCGACGCGAGCATGGAGTGGCGACGCTCCGGCTCGCGGGCATGGATGTTGGACAGATGCACTTCGACAAAAGGCAGCGCGGTGGCCGTAAAGGCATCACGCAGCGCGAGACTGGTATGGGTGTAGGCCCCGGCATTCACCACCACGCCATCCACCTCTCCACGCCAGGCATGCAGTGTGTCGATGAGCTGCCCCTCGCCATTGGCCTGCGCCGCGCGCAGCTGCACGCCCAACTCGGCGGCAACGCGCTCGAGGTGGGCGGTGATATCCGCGAGCGTGGCGGTGCCGTACACCGCCGGTTCGCGCGTGCCCAGGAGGTTGAGATTGGGCCCGTTCAGCACGCCAATGATCACGAGTTGCCAAGCCCCTTGAGCCAGGCCGAGAACTGCGCCAGATCGTCAGCGGCCGGTGGCGCGGATGCCGCCGGGTTGCCGGTTACCGAAGGCTCAGCCCCTGATGCAGCGGAGGTCTGCCGGGCCGGATCGGGGAAGAAGCGATCGAACGAAAACTCACCGG
Coding sequences within it:
- a CDS encoding M24 family metallopeptidase: MNRSALGGAIDRRPERLAALREALGRADLDGLLVSSLPNVRYLTGFTGSNALLLVTPLELMLFTDFRYAAQVEDEVGAHATVQIEANSLWAGLWARLAATTGVERIGFESAHLLHRDFSRLLEQGARWQWRPVVDCVEQLRECKDEGEVACIERAVAIAETALVRTFEQLRPGLTELAVAGLLEHQLRDAGSEGFPFETIVASGPRSALPHARASERVLAPGDFVLIDFGAIFAGYCADITRTVVLGPASARQREIHDIVREANVRASGAIRAEMQGMAADALAREYIDARGYGDAFGHSLGHGIGLEVHEGPRLSRSAEAPLAAGMVVTVEPGIYLPGWGGVRIEDDVLITADGARVLTRLDRRLTELS
- the aroQ gene encoding type II 3-dehydroquinate dehydratase is translated as MIIGVLNGPNLNLLGTREPAVYGTATLADITAHLERVAAELGVQLRAAQANGEGQLIDTLHAWRGEVDGVVVNAGAYTHTSLALRDAFTATALPFVEVHLSNIHAREPERRHSMLASASIGMVCGLGADGYEYGLRGLVRALAARRA